A single window of Psychrobacter raelei DNA harbors:
- a CDS encoding CoA pyrophosphatase, protein MKSSIETLLVPQNLYQNEHSPRFEELAVVLPEQVIHPKLRQLVERVQQHTLHATFKQDIADTKVHTQAQLAAHFQGNSQDNARATEQSKSAHNPSHSTTTDAAVDGIQSVLKKEVATVKGGAHTKNTELSSGGISRAQRILEKLVTTDNADAAVLVVITNEAHPKMLLTRRAAHLSSHAGEVSFAGGKHDTGDGNNVVTALREACEETALPPSKAQIVGQLPIQVSKKGLVVRPIVALVEPPITYVPELGEIARIFWADFETLIEQPTTDHILPYTINGQTLNIKTPSWRVDGEVVWGLTGRVLAGLLQIGFDREVTWYYEPVDGSD, encoded by the coding sequence ATGAAATCCTCTATTGAAACGCTACTTGTACCACAAAATCTGTATCAAAATGAGCACTCACCACGCTTTGAAGAGCTTGCGGTGGTGTTGCCTGAGCAGGTCATTCACCCTAAGCTTAGGCAGCTGGTTGAGAGGGTACAACAGCACACATTGCATGCCACCTTCAAGCAAGACATAGCGGACACCAAGGTTCACACTCAGGCGCAGTTGGCGGCGCACTTCCAAGGCAACTCTCAAGATAATGCCCGTGCTACTGAGCAGAGCAAGTCTGCGCATAATCCGTCTCACTCTACAACAACTGATGCTGCAGTTGATGGCATACAATCAGTACTCAAAAAGGAGGTGGCCACGGTCAAGGGTGGCGCACACACTAAAAATACCGAGTTGTCATCAGGGGGCATCAGTCGAGCCCAAAGGATTTTAGAGAAGCTGGTCACCACTGACAATGCAGATGCCGCAGTTTTGGTGGTTATTACCAACGAGGCGCATCCTAAAATGCTGCTGACTCGGCGTGCTGCCCACTTAAGCAGCCATGCCGGAGAGGTGTCTTTTGCGGGAGGAAAGCACGACACAGGTGACGGTAATAATGTGGTTACAGCGCTGCGAGAGGCCTGCGAAGAGACTGCTCTACCACCGAGCAAAGCACAGATTGTTGGTCAATTACCAATTCAGGTATCCAAAAAGGGACTGGTGGTGCGTCCTATCGTGGCTTTGGTGGAGCCGCCCATTACCTATGTGCCTGAGCTGGGCGAGATTGCTCGTATTTTTTGGGCTGACTTTGAGACACTAATCGAGCAGCCCACCACAGACCACATTTTGCCTTATACCATCAATGGCCAGACCCTTAATATAAAGACACCCAGCTGGCGTGTAGATGGTGAAGTGGTGTGGGGGCTGACCGGTCGGGTGCTGGCTGGTTTACTACAGATCGGTTTTGATCGCGAAGTGACTTGGTATTATGAGCCGGTTGACGGCTCTGATTAA
- a CDS encoding NAD(P)H-hydrate dehydratase — protein MSKQSHCDAAARSIQSIQANDALVPLYSPKQVYGIEKAWFDAGNDSYALMQQAAWQIAHWIYRTYSKAGDKLKIGVWVGRGNNGGDGWLVADYLTQLGAQVAVIEVGPEVSTADALLAKQQATATLNNNKQVIEQTFIGHLANQTSFAKVCEQSEYLSADVYVDALFGIGLDRAPQSAYADAIRYINAAKQHNHRLQVVSVDVPSGVVSSTGEVFDEQAVRADITLCLVARKVGLHLKDAMDYTGKLVDLPLIPTVLGKLPQAWLQHHAQPLPARDHNTHKGSFGHVLIAGGNQVDGSQGMGGAAILSASTAFATGVGKLTVACHKAFHGSLIGAVPNAMSLDLHDASSVESLIAQCDTLAIGMGFGRDESSFTLFERYLRTALQQSIPLIIDADGLYHLASLAKQAPEIIDQLIAHAKTHEVWYTPHSGEAGRLLDISADEIEKDRLAAITQLANKYNGSWLLKGAGSLVLHKGEIRVCAAGNAGMATAGMGDVLSGLAAGLLAQSVLPKSSRTLIQAVMIHAMAGDVLERKKGVWALQASDMPPVVGQIMQQLTQAQ, from the coding sequence ATGTCAAAGCAATCTCATTGTGACGCCGCTGCCCGTAGTATTCAGTCTATTCAAGCTAATGATGCGCTAGTCCCCTTGTACAGCCCTAAGCAGGTGTATGGCATAGAAAAAGCGTGGTTTGATGCCGGTAATGACAGCTATGCCCTAATGCAGCAGGCTGCTTGGCAGATTGCTCATTGGATTTACCGCACTTATAGTAAGGCCGGTGATAAGCTAAAGATAGGGGTGTGGGTGGGCCGTGGTAATAATGGCGGTGATGGCTGGCTGGTGGCTGATTATTTGACGCAATTAGGCGCGCAGGTCGCTGTCATTGAAGTGGGGCCAGAGGTCAGTACCGCTGATGCGCTTTTGGCCAAGCAGCAGGCTACAGCGACCTTAAATAACAACAAGCAAGTAATAGAGCAGACATTCATCGGCCATTTAGCGAATCAAACAAGCTTTGCTAAAGTTTGTGAACAATCCGAGTACTTAAGCGCCGATGTCTATGTGGATGCCTTATTTGGTATTGGTCTAGACCGAGCGCCTCAGTCTGCTTATGCCGATGCCATTCGCTATATCAATGCAGCCAAGCAGCACAATCATCGCTTACAAGTGGTCAGTGTGGATGTACCAAGTGGCGTGGTCTCAAGCACAGGTGAGGTCTTCGATGAACAGGCGGTGAGGGCAGATATTACCTTATGTTTGGTGGCTCGCAAAGTAGGCTTGCACCTAAAAGATGCTATGGACTATACCGGAAAGCTGGTAGATCTGCCGCTGATACCCACAGTGTTGGGTAAGCTGCCACAAGCTTGGCTACAACATCACGCGCAGCCGTTACCTGCGCGTGATCACAATACCCATAAGGGCAGCTTTGGTCATGTACTTATCGCTGGCGGTAATCAGGTCGACGGGTCTCAGGGTATGGGTGGTGCCGCTATTTTATCGGCCAGCACAGCCTTTGCCACAGGTGTGGGTAAGCTGACGGTGGCTTGTCATAAGGCTTTTCATGGCAGTCTAATAGGCGCTGTGCCTAATGCCATGAGTTTAGACTTGCATGATGCCTCAAGCGTAGAGTCTCTTATTGCGCAGTGCGATACTTTGGCAATAGGTATGGGGTTTGGGCGAGATGAGAGTAGTTTTACGCTGTTTGAGCGCTACTTGCGTACCGCTTTGCAGCAGTCCATTCCCCTGATCATTGATGCCGATGGTTTGTATCATTTGGCCAGCTTGGCTAAGCAGGCTCCTGAAATTATTGATCAGCTGATTGCGCATGCTAAGACTCATGAGGTCTGGTATACACCGCACAGTGGTGAGGCAGGGCGATTGCTAGATATATCGGCTGATGAGATAGAAAAAGATCGACTGGCGGCCATCACGCAATTGGCCAATAAATACAATGGCAGCTGGCTGCTCAAAGGTGCAGGCTCATTGGTACTACATAAGGGTGAAATACGAGTCTGTGCAGCGGGCAATGCGGGAATGGCAACGGCTGGCATGGGTGATGTATTGTCTGGGCTGGCCGCAGGGTTACTGGCGCAATCGGTACTGCCTAAGTCTTCTCGCACCCTCATACAAGCGGTCATGATTCATGCAATGGCTGGTGATGTACTTGAGCGCAAAAAAGGAGTGTGGGCGCTACAAGCCAGTGACATGCCGCCTGTGGTAGGACAGATTATGCAGCAGTTAACCCAAGCTCAGTAG
- the queG gene encoding tRNA epoxyqueuosine(34) reductase QueG yields MPTAKNASIPTNEFQDAIDVKRWIREQAIKLGFADCGFISVDNPLFEAQMQGLRDWLAKGHHGQLTFMESNHDKRANPALLVEGSRTIISVRMDYLEAAPAPRRIEDNLRPNHAIIARYARGRDYHKTMRSRLKKLAQNIEAMLPQWQHLDIGVDSPFVFRPFSDSAPIFERPLADAAGLGWTGKHTLLINKDSGSFFVLGELFLSLALPEDTAVSAHCGSCSACIDICPTQAIVAPYQLKASACISYLTIEHDGIIDETYRKAIGNRVFGCDDCQLICPWNRYAQISPIDDFHARHNLDDSLLIELWQWSEQQFLKSTEGSPLRRTGYVNFLRNLSIGIGNAPYHAKHIEKLNSRLGEHGEVLDEHIHWAIKEQLAKLHSSTS; encoded by the coding sequence ATGCCAACTGCCAAAAATGCGTCCATACCGACCAATGAGTTTCAAGATGCCATCGATGTCAAGCGGTGGATTCGTGAGCAGGCAATCAAGTTAGGCTTTGCCGACTGCGGCTTTATTAGCGTTGACAATCCGCTGTTTGAAGCACAAATGCAAGGTCTGCGTGACTGGCTGGCGAAAGGACATCACGGACAGCTGACCTTTATGGAGAGCAACCATGATAAGCGCGCCAATCCTGCGCTGTTGGTAGAGGGCTCACGCACCATCATCTCAGTGCGTATGGATTATCTAGAGGCGGCACCCGCACCGCGCCGTATTGAAGATAACCTGCGCCCCAATCATGCCATTATTGCCCGCTACGCCCGAGGACGTGACTATCACAAAACCATGCGCTCGCGTCTAAAAAAACTGGCTCAAAATATTGAAGCCATGCTTCCTCAGTGGCAACACTTGGATATTGGCGTAGATAGCCCTTTTGTGTTTCGTCCCTTTAGTGATTCAGCACCGATATTTGAGCGTCCTTTAGCCGATGCGGCAGGACTGGGCTGGACGGGTAAACACACTTTGTTGATTAATAAAGACTCAGGCTCATTTTTTGTCTTAGGAGAGCTGTTTTTAAGCTTAGCACTGCCAGAGGATACGGCCGTTAGCGCTCACTGCGGTAGCTGTAGTGCCTGTATAGATATTTGTCCCACCCAGGCGATTGTCGCCCCTTATCAGCTTAAAGCCAGTGCCTGCATCTCTTATTTAACCATTGAGCATGATGGCATCATTGACGAGACATACCGTAAGGCGATTGGTAATCGAGTCTTCGGCTGTGATGACTGCCAGCTTATTTGTCCTTGGAATCGTTATGCTCAAATTAGCCCTATTGACGACTTTCATGCCCGCCATAATCTAGATGACAGCTTATTAATTGAGCTGTGGCAGTGGAGCGAGCAGCAGTTCTTAAAAAGCACCGAGGGCAGCCCACTGCGCCGCACCGGTTATGTGAACTTTTTGCGTAATCTGTCTATTGGTATCGGTAATGCACCTTATCATGCCAAGCACATCGAAAAGCTTAACTCTCGTTTAGGCGAGCACGGTGAGGTATTAGATGAGCACATTCACTGGGCCATTAAGGAGCAGCTGGCTAAGCTTCACTCATCAACGTCATAA
- the fabG gene encoding 3-oxoacyl-ACP reductase FabG, with translation MSRTITLVTGASRGIGKAIAKRFAKEGHFVIGTATTAEGAQSIDEYLHDAGGIGRSLDVTNQESIDKLFEEIESVYGSVQVLVNNAGITQDGLLIRMKDEDWDNVVDTNLTSIYRMSKRAMRGMMKGRKGRIINITSVVGQMGNAGQANYAATKAGVEGFSRTLAREIGSRQVTVNCVAPGLIETDMTDELDERLLNSMLDAVPVGRLGQPEDVAAAVSYLASDEASYVTGAVIPVNGGMYM, from the coding sequence ATGAGTCGTACAATCACTTTAGTTACAGGTGCCAGTCGTGGTATCGGTAAAGCTATTGCCAAGCGTTTTGCTAAGGAAGGTCACTTTGTGATTGGCACTGCCACAACCGCTGAGGGTGCTCAATCGATTGATGAGTACTTACATGATGCTGGCGGTATTGGTCGCAGCTTGGATGTGACCAATCAAGAAAGTATTGATAAATTATTTGAAGAAATTGAAAGCGTTTATGGTAGCGTGCAAGTATTGGTCAATAACGCTGGTATCACCCAAGATGGTCTGCTCATTCGTATGAAAGATGAAGATTGGGATAACGTGGTAGACACCAACTTAACCTCAATTTACCGCATGAGTAAGCGGGCAATGCGGGGTATGATGAAAGGGCGCAAAGGCCGTATCATCAATATCACCTCAGTTGTGGGCCAGATGGGTAACGCCGGTCAAGCCAACTATGCGGCTACCAAAGCCGGTGTAGAAGGCTTTAGTCGTACTTTAGCCCGCGAAATTGGTTCACGTCAGGTGACCGTTAACTGTGTGGCACCAGGTCTTATTGAGACGGATATGACCGATGAGCTTGATGAGCGCCTACTTAATTCTATGCTAGATGCGGTTCCTGTGGGACGTCTGGGCCAGCCTGAAGATGTTGCTGCTGCCGTCTCTTACTTAGCCAGTGATGAGGCGAGCTATGTAACTGGCGCTGTCATTCCTGTCAATGGTGGCATGTACATGTAA
- a CDS encoding sulfite exporter TauE/SafE family protein: protein MMILWFLLAGTFAGVCAGLFGVGGGMIIVPALVWMFTAYGYSPDIIAHLAVGTSLATIMVTSISSLTAHHKRGGVRWEVWKNMAIGLVVGSLLGAAVADQMNGLMLQALIGVAALLVAFKMLFLSNKENLGRPLPSAPVQIGAGSGIGMASAIFGIGGGSLTVPFLTWAGLPMRQAVGTSAACGLPIALAGAAGFAWFGQDVVGLPSGAIGFVHVTGFICISIASFITAKLGAKWAHQLPAATLKKGFGALLVIAGSQLLWSGLKGMGVI, encoded by the coding sequence ATGATGATACTGTGGTTTTTATTGGCAGGAACCTTTGCAGGCGTGTGTGCCGGTCTATTCGGTGTGGGCGGTGGTATGATTATTGTGCCAGCACTGGTGTGGATGTTCACCGCTTATGGCTATTCACCCGATATCATTGCGCATTTGGCAGTGGGCACCTCACTGGCAACCATTATGGTTACCTCCATCAGCTCTTTGACCGCACACCACAAGCGTGGCGGTGTGCGCTGGGAAGTATGGAAAAATATGGCCATTGGTTTGGTCGTCGGCAGCTTACTTGGTGCAGCAGTGGCTGATCAAATGAATGGCTTAATGCTACAGGCACTGATTGGTGTGGCAGCGCTGCTGGTGGCCTTTAAGATGCTGTTTTTGTCCAACAAAGAAAATTTAGGTCGTCCTCTACCTTCAGCACCGGTTCAAATTGGCGCCGGCTCTGGTATTGGTATGGCATCCGCAATATTCGGTATCGGCGGTGGCAGTTTAACTGTGCCTTTTTTGACATGGGCAGGCTTACCGATGCGTCAAGCGGTAGGCACATCAGCCGCTTGCGGATTACCGATTGCCCTGGCGGGTGCGGCAGGCTTTGCTTGGTTTGGTCAGGACGTGGTAGGCTTGCCTTCTGGGGCCATTGGCTTTGTACATGTCACCGGATTTATTTGTATCTCGATCGCCAGCTTTATCACCGCTAAACTGGGCGCAAAATGGGCGCACCAATTACCGGCTGCTACCTTAAAAAAGGGCTTTGGTGCACTCTTGGTAATCGCAGGCAGCCAGTTGTTGTGGTCAGGCCTAAAAGGCATGGGTGTTATTTAG
- the fabD gene encoding ACP S-malonyltransferase, whose product MSLKASQAVKKQGQLDVPRRIAVVFPGQGSQTVGMLNELSEAYPIVKETFAEASEALGFDLWAVCQDEAELGKTENTQPALLTASIAVWRILQQNTQIEPLFLAGHSLGEYSALCAAGSISFADAVKLVHARGHFMQQAVVGVDTKMAAVLGLDNSQVISICEQVESNNDDTIVSAANFNSPGQIVVAGNSEGVDILSQHIQCMGKRIVPLKVSVPSHCALMQPATEALAEKLAECKFELPSIPVIQNKNAMEEKTIAGIKKALTEQLSHPVLWTQTMQKLADKHINLIIECGAGTVLSNLAKRQDTPIATYPTDKPERLAKLFDKLNNEDL is encoded by the coding sequence ATGTCACTAAAAGCGTCGCAAGCAGTTAAAAAACAAGGTCAACTGGATGTGCCTCGTCGCATTGCGGTTGTTTTTCCTGGGCAAGGTTCACAAACTGTCGGTATGCTAAATGAGCTGAGCGAAGCGTATCCTATCGTCAAAGAGACGTTTGCTGAAGCGAGTGAAGCATTAGGGTTTGATTTGTGGGCAGTGTGTCAAGATGAGGCTGAATTAGGTAAGACTGAGAACACTCAGCCTGCGTTATTAACCGCCAGTATTGCCGTTTGGCGTATTTTGCAACAAAACACTCAAATTGAACCTCTATTTTTAGCAGGGCACTCTTTAGGAGAGTACAGCGCCTTGTGTGCTGCGGGCTCAATTAGCTTTGCAGATGCTGTAAAATTGGTTCACGCGCGTGGCCATTTTATGCAGCAAGCTGTGGTAGGGGTTGATACTAAGATGGCTGCTGTACTTGGCTTAGATAACAGCCAGGTGATTAGTATCTGTGAGCAAGTAGAGAGCAATAATGATGACACCATCGTGAGCGCTGCCAACTTCAATAGCCCAGGTCAAATCGTGGTTGCGGGTAACTCTGAAGGTGTTGATATCTTAAGCCAACATATCCAATGTATGGGCAAGCGTATAGTGCCGCTCAAGGTGAGCGTACCTTCGCACTGCGCATTGATGCAGCCAGCCACAGAAGCCTTGGCAGAGAAGCTGGCCGAATGCAAATTTGAGCTGCCAAGCATTCCTGTAATTCAAAATAAAAACGCCATGGAAGAAAAAACAATCGCCGGTATAAAAAAGGCGTTAACTGAGCAGCTTAGCCATCCTGTGCTATGGACTCAAACCATGCAAAAACTGGCCGATAAACACATCAATTTAATCATTGAGTGCGGTGCAGGCACGGTTTTGAGTAATTTGGCAAAAAGACAAGACACGCCTATTGCCACTTATCCTACTGATAAGCCAGAGCGACTCGCTAAGCTTTTTGATAAGTTAAATAATGAGGATCTATAA
- the rpmF gene encoding 50S ribosomal protein L32, translating into MAVQKSRKSRSRRDMRRSHHHMEVAELSIDATTGEKHRRHHMTKDGFYRGRQLFKASQED; encoded by the coding sequence CGTAAAAGCCGCTCACGCCGTGATATGCGTCGTTCACACCACCATATGGAAGTTGCTGAGCTAAGCATCGATGCTACCACTGGTGAAAAACATCGTCGTCACCATATGACTAAAGATGGTTTTTACCGTGGCCGCCAATTGTTTAAAGCGAGTCAGGAAGACTAA
- the acpP gene encoding acyl carrier protein: MSEEIELKVKSAVAEQLDVNIEDIKSDSSFINDLGADSLDLVELVMNFENDFDITIPDDDSSELTTVQKAVDYIKSKLES, encoded by the coding sequence ATGAGCGAAGAAATTGAATTAAAAGTAAAATCAGCTGTAGCCGAACAGCTAGACGTGAATATTGAAGACATCAAGAGCGATTCTTCATTCATTAACGATCTAGGTGCTGACTCTTTAGACCTAGTTGAACTAGTAATGAACTTTGAAAATGACTTTGATATCACTATCCCTGATGATGATTCAAGTGAATTAACCACCGTTCAAAAAGCAGTAGACTATATCAAGTCAAAATTAGAGTCTTAA
- a CDS encoding ligase yields the protein MPFASQSVLNQGANQPLIHRHVAVSPSTNSELMQQLANGDIDKTRPYLLTASMQTAGRGQRTRTWQSPIGNIYLSLYHPLQSSLSGLLSLVVGLHITRLPVLQNLNRQRRSLGLPIVGVKWANDIGYYDTESLSAGETPTAADKSNTSFHKLAGILIEPVVTDNKITGVIIGVGMNIEAAPVLSDSTKEGMDYQAISLTQIIKQTQNYKQTHIANKDNAHSAHNSLPSDAHGHLPRAEDLYIPVSATLLRAVAQFEQFSQQSYALTQFIEDYSAVNVLAGRPIIIEQPPLSAHTTQATKPQSAQDKHSDTVVIHGVVTGINTDGSLAINTTQQGYVEPRNIYTGTIRLTGKDKG from the coding sequence ATGCCCTTTGCTTCACAGTCTGTCTTAAATCAAGGCGCCAATCAGCCGTTAATACACCGTCACGTGGCCGTCAGCCCCTCTACCAATAGCGAGCTTATGCAACAACTTGCCAATGGTGACATTGACAAAACTCGCCCCTATCTACTCACTGCCAGTATGCAAACTGCCGGCCGTGGCCAGCGTACCCGAACGTGGCAGTCACCTATTGGCAATATCTATCTATCGCTGTATCACCCCTTACAATCGTCTTTGTCTGGCCTATTATCCTTGGTGGTCGGCTTGCACATCACCCGCCTGCCAGTGCTGCAAAACCTCAATCGTCAGCGCCGCAGTCTAGGCTTGCCTATAGTCGGGGTAAAATGGGCCAATGACATAGGCTATTATGACACTGAGTCTCTCAGCGCTGGTGAGACGCCCACCGCAGCTGATAAAAGCAATACCAGTTTTCATAAATTGGCGGGGATTTTGATTGAGCCTGTGGTGACAGACAATAAGATTACCGGCGTTATTATTGGGGTCGGTATGAATATCGAGGCTGCGCCTGTATTAAGTGACAGCACCAAAGAAGGCATGGATTATCAGGCCATTAGCCTAACTCAGATTATTAAGCAAACCCAAAATTACAAACAAACCCACATAGCTAATAAGGATAATGCTCACAGCGCCCATAACAGCCTGCCTTCAGACGCTCACGGCCACTTACCGCGTGCTGAGGATTTATATATACCTGTGAGTGCCACCTTGCTGCGTGCCGTGGCTCAATTTGAACAGTTTTCACAACAAAGCTACGCCCTGACACAGTTTATTGAAGACTATAGTGCAGTCAATGTGCTGGCTGGCAGACCAATCATTATTGAGCAGCCACCTTTATCTGCTCACACCACTCAAGCGACCAAACCACAAAGCGCCCAAGATAAACACTCAGATACAGTGGTGATTCACGGCGTGGTAACGGGGATAAATACGGATGGCAGCTTAGCCATAAACACCACGCAGCAAGGATACGTAGAGCCGCGTAATATCTACACAGGCACCATCCGTTTAACGGGCAAGGATAAAGGCTAA
- the lysM gene encoding peptidoglycan-binding protein LysM, with protein sequence MGIFSFAKDIGDKIFNRDDAKKETESHADANATPAASTEPSAQSVANLLLKRIQQQNLNITNLKVKYNATTDTAEISGNAETQADREKAIIAIGNVQNVAKVIDNIDIKQDAPESTMYTVKSGDSLSKIAQEVYGSANEYNKIFEANKPMLSSPDKIYPGQVLRIPKP encoded by the coding sequence ATGGGAATTTTTAGTTTTGCAAAGGATATCGGCGATAAGATTTTTAATCGTGATGATGCTAAAAAAGAAACAGAATCACACGCAGATGCTAATGCAACCCCAGCTGCCTCTACTGAGCCATCAGCACAGTCAGTAGCTAACTTGCTATTAAAGCGTATTCAGCAGCAAAACCTTAACATCACTAATTTAAAAGTTAAGTATAACGCCACCACAGATACCGCTGAAATCAGTGGTAATGCAGAAACTCAAGCAGACCGTGAAAAAGCGATCATCGCTATTGGTAACGTTCAAAACGTTGCTAAAGTTATCGATAACATCGATATCAAGCAAGATGCGCCTGAATCTACGATGTACACTGTAAAATCTGGTGATTCTTTATCTAAGATTGCTCAAGAAGTGTATGGTTCTGCGAATGAATATAACAAGATTTTTGAAGCTAACAAGCCTATGCTAAGTAGCCCAGACAAAATCTACCCAGGCCAAGTACTTCGTATTCCTAAGCCTTAA
- a CDS encoding NUDIX hydrolase produces the protein MAYCLQCGQLAEHKIPAGDHNPRLVCPHCHYIHYENPKVICGAIVISQDKVLLCRRAIEPRYGYWTLPAGFMEIGETMAEGAARETVEEADAVATHPHLYCLYDIPDIGQIYVLYLTQLQDGKYGVGPESLECALFEEKDIPWDDIAFEAVKRTLHHYFNDRKSVTEHSQFPIHQETISKDKSIKRY, from the coding sequence ATGGCGTACTGTTTGCAATGCGGCCAGTTAGCGGAGCATAAAATTCCTGCCGGCGACCACAACCCGCGCTTGGTCTGCCCACACTGCCATTATATTCACTATGAAAACCCTAAAGTTATTTGTGGCGCCATTGTCATCTCACAAGATAAGGTGCTGCTATGCCGCCGTGCCATTGAGCCTCGATATGGCTATTGGACTTTGCCAGCAGGGTTTATGGAGATTGGCGAAACCATGGCAGAAGGCGCCGCTCGGGAAACTGTGGAAGAAGCTGACGCTGTGGCAACACACCCGCATTTGTACTGTCTATATGACATTCCTGATATCGGTCAAATCTATGTGCTGTATCTGACCCAGTTGCAAGACGGCAAATATGGCGTCGGGCCTGAAAGCTTAGAGTGTGCCTTATTTGAAGAAAAAGACATTCCTTGGGATGACATCGCCTTTGAAGCGGTAAAACGCACTTTGCATCACTATTTTAATGACCGAAAGTCGGTCACTGAGCACAGCCAGTTTCCTATTCATCAAGAGACCATTTCAAAAGACAAGAGTATCAAGCGCTACTAA